In the genome of Gloeotrichia echinulata CP02, one region contains:
- a CDS encoding VWA domain-containing protein, producing MKVNLQPSLNDANLDANQLNSQRQLSVAISAIAEDLDRNVPLNLCLILDHSGSMSGRSLENVKEAANRLVDRLNPDDRLSVVVFNHRAKVLVSNQTVEDPEEIKRQINRLAADGGTAIDEGLRLGIEELAKGKKETVSQAFLLTDGENEHGDNKRCLKFAQLAASYNLTLNTLGFGDNWNQDVLEKIADAAAGTLSYIQQPNQAIEEFGRLFGRIQTVGLTNAYLLFSLAPNVRLAELKPIAQVSPDTIELPLQPEADGRFAVRLGDLMKDAKRVILANIYLGQLPEGKQAIANVQIRYDDPSKNQTGLFSPNIPVYGNVSGVYQPDANPEVQQSILALAKYRQTQLAEAKLQQGDRAGAATMLQTAAKTALQMGDTSAATVLQTNATRLQAGQELSEADRKKTRIVSKTVLQDTPHQ from the coding sequence ATGAAAGTTAACTTGCAGCCGTCCCTGAATGATGCTAATTTAGACGCGAATCAACTCAACTCTCAGCGTCAGCTGTCCGTGGCAATTTCTGCGATCGCCGAAGATTTGGATCGGAATGTGCCCCTAAATTTATGCCTAATTCTCGACCATAGTGGGTCAATGAGTGGGCGTTCGCTAGAAAATGTCAAGGAAGCGGCGAACCGTTTGGTTGACAGACTTAATCCTGATGATCGCCTCAGTGTTGTAGTTTTTAATCACCGTGCTAAAGTTTTGGTATCCAATCAAACTGTCGAAGACCCTGAAGAGATCAAACGGCAAATTAACCGCCTAGCTGCTGATGGTGGAACGGCGATTGATGAAGGTCTGCGTCTGGGGATTGAGGAGTTGGCTAAGGGGAAAAAAGAAACTGTTTCCCAAGCGTTTTTGTTAACTGATGGCGAAAATGAACATGGTGATAATAAACGCTGTTTGAAATTTGCTCAATTGGCTGCTAGCTATAATTTGACATTAAATACGTTGGGATTTGGTGACAATTGGAATCAGGATGTTTTAGAGAAAATTGCTGATGCGGCTGCGGGTACTTTGTCTTACATTCAACAACCCAATCAGGCTATAGAAGAGTTTGGGCGGCTATTTGGGCGGATTCAAACTGTGGGCTTGACTAATGCTTATCTATTATTTTCCCTGGCGCCGAATGTCCGACTGGCGGAACTCAAACCCATAGCCCAAGTTTCCCCAGATACGATTGAGTTACCACTGCAACCAGAAGCAGATGGACGCTTTGCGGTGCGTTTGGGAGATTTGATGAAAGATGCGAAACGGGTGATTTTAGCTAATATTTATCTAGGACAGTTACCCGAAGGTAAACAGGCGATCGCCAATGTTCAAATCCGCTATGATGACCCCTCCAAAAACCAAACCGGGTTATTTTCCCCGAATATCCCTGTTTATGGCAATGTGAGTGGGGTTTACCAACCCGATGCCAATCCAGAGGTGCAACAATCTATTTTAGCATTGGCTAAGTATCGCCAAACCCAGTTAGCCGAGGCGAAATTGCAACAGGGCGATCGCGCTGGTGCGGCGACGATGCTGCAAACTGCTGCTAAAACTGCTCTGCAAATGGGAGATACCAGTGCGGCGACGGTGCTGCAAACGAACGCTACCCGCCTCCAAGCTGGTCAAGAACTTTCGGAAGCAGACCGCAAGAAAACCAGGATTGTTTCCAAAACTGTGTTGCAGGATACCCCTCATCAATGA
- a CDS encoding tetratricopeptide repeat protein, giving the protein MAYPRILNQLGEIDRLRGRAGNGINKCEESRRIFQSLNDEDGEAKALYNLGYLNRSLGNLAESAESFEAALKLFRSIRHSQNMDEDIAEALDGLGQVYTRQGKLEQAKKVLLESLGIKQELDNRFSTSKTYNNLGKVYIEFYNKQKQLEYLEEAKKLFEKSLEIKRELGDRQGEGTSLNELGKVHRLMNECEKAIDYYNKSLEVKSKVSATEGGVPDRHGQGLTYMEMGLLYEEQREEEKATNYFQLALDYLNNYSPEFKQISKRIQKT; this is encoded by the coding sequence TTGGCATATCCTCGCATACTTAATCAATTGGGTGAGATAGATCGCTTACGAGGACGTGCAGGAAATGGCATAAATAAATGTGAGGAAAGTAGACGTATTTTTCAGTCTTTAAATGATGAAGATGGTGAAGCTAAAGCTCTATACAATTTAGGATATCTTAACCGTTCATTGGGAAATCTGGCTGAATCTGCCGAATCTTTTGAGGCAGCATTGAAACTATTTAGAAGCATAAGGCACAGTCAGAATATGGATGAAGATATAGCAGAAGCCCTCGATGGTTTGGGTCAAGTTTACACCAGACAAGGAAAATTAGAACAGGCTAAAAAAGTTCTACTTGAGAGCCTGGGTATTAAGCAAGAGCTTGACAATAGATTCTCAACAAGTAAAACATACAACAATTTGGGCAAGGTTTATATTGAGTTTTATAACAAACAAAAGCAACTGGAATATTTGGAAGAAGCAAAAAAACTTTTTGAAAAGAGTCTGGAAATAAAGCGCGAACTGGGAGATCGCCAGGGAGAAGGTACTTCGTTAAATGAATTAGGTAAAGTTCACCGTTTAATGAATGAATGTGAGAAAGCAATAGATTATTACAACAAAAGTCTAGAGGTTAAGAGTAAAGTTTCTGCTACTGAAGGGGGCGTTCCTGATAGGCACGGTCAAGGACTCACCTATATGGAGATGGGTCTTTTATATGAAGAGCAAAGAGAAGAAGAAAAAGCTACAAATTACTTTCAATTGGCGCTCGACTACTTGAACAATTACTCACCTGAATTTAAGCAGATATCTAAAAGGATTCAAAAGACTTAA
- a CDS encoding J domain-containing protein codes for MDLGDCYRLLGLRSGASFADIKASYRRLAQQYHPDINPDDNKAKDKFIALTEAYKVLLTVVPQEEIPVASSQPPTPQSDDTTAKPQEKVQTTTVKTPKQSTPKPPHLVEIELRLKWKTYEQLQRFLKEKRFPQAIALAEALAERLPEDAEVRQWLAIAYQIWGRALISQNQLLKARIYLKKAIKTDPHNKTLWNQVQHDFQRLEQIF; via the coding sequence ATGGATCTTGGAGATTGCTACCGTTTATTGGGTTTAAGGTCAGGAGCTTCTTTTGCCGACATCAAAGCGTCTTACCGACGATTGGCGCAGCAATATCATCCCGATATTAACCCAGATGACAATAAAGCCAAAGACAAATTTATTGCCTTGACTGAGGCTTACAAAGTCCTCTTGACGGTTGTACCGCAGGAGGAAATTCCCGTGGCGTCAAGTCAACCGCCAACGCCACAGAGTGATGACACCACAGCCAAGCCTCAGGAGAAGGTACAAACAACCACGGTAAAAACTCCAAAACAGTCCACACCAAAACCGCCTCATTTGGTGGAAATAGAATTGCGGCTCAAGTGGAAAACTTATGAGCAGTTACAGCGCTTTTTGAAAGAAAAACGGTTTCCCCAAGCGATCGCCCTAGCGGAAGCTTTAGCTGAACGTTTACCAGAAGATGCTGAAGTACGCCAATGGCTAGCGATCGCCTATCAAATTTGGGGACGGGCGCTAATTAGTCAAAACCAGCTGCTTAAAGCCAGAATTTATCTCAAAAAAGCTATCAAAACCGACCCTCATAATAAAACTTTGTGGAATCAGGTGCAGCACGATTTTCAGCGTTTGGAGCAGATTTTTTAA
- a CDS encoding VWA domain-containing protein, whose product MKVKLLSALNDSNLDAAQLTSQRQLGISISAIAAEFDQNLPLNLCLILDKSGSMSGQPIKTVIQAVEALLDQLQPGDRLSVVAFASAAEVILPNQVIEDTQAIKSQIRNKLHADGGTVIAEGLQLGITELLKGTKGTVSQAFLLTDGHGDNGLRIWKWEITPDDNKRCLELAYRATRVNLTINTLGFGNGWNQDLLEKIADVGGGSLAHIEHPEQAVEQFSRLFTRIQSVGLTNAYLLVSLAPNVRLAELKPIAQVSPDTIELPVQPEADGSFVVRLGDLMQDVKRVVLANIYIGKLPEGEQVIAHLQIRYDDPAKNQQGLLSEIFTVLVNVVKTYQPLMDAEVQHSILTLAKYRQTQLAEVKLLQGDCTGAATMLQTAAKTALQIGDTKAATVLQTSATRLQAGEELSESDLKKTRIVSKTVLQDSSS is encoded by the coding sequence ATGAAAGTTAAATTACTGTCGGCGTTAAATGATAGTAATCTGGATGCAGCTCAATTGACGAGCCAGCGTCAATTGGGCATTTCAATTTCGGCGATTGCCGCTGAGTTTGACCAAAATCTACCGCTGAATTTATGCTTGATTCTGGATAAAAGTGGTTCCATGTCTGGACAACCAATTAAGACTGTTATCCAGGCTGTAGAGGCATTATTGGATCAACTCCAGCCAGGCGATCGCCTTTCGGTTGTCGCCTTCGCTAGTGCAGCGGAAGTAATTCTCCCCAATCAGGTAATCGAAGATACCCAAGCTATCAAATCTCAAATTAGAAATAAACTCCATGCTGATGGCGGTACTGTAATTGCTGAGGGTTTACAACTGGGAATTACAGAACTGTTGAAGGGGACAAAAGGAACGGTTTCCCAAGCATTTCTACTGACAGATGGTCATGGTGATAATGGTTTACGGATTTGGAAGTGGGAAATTACGCCAGATGACAACAAACGCTGTCTGGAACTGGCTTACAGGGCTACCAGGGTAAATCTAACTATCAATACTCTGGGTTTTGGCAATGGCTGGAATCAGGATTTACTGGAAAAAATTGCCGATGTTGGTGGTGGCAGTTTAGCCCATATTGAGCATCCAGAACAAGCTGTAGAGCAATTTAGCCGTCTGTTTACACGCATTCAGTCTGTGGGGCTAACCAATGCTTACTTGCTAGTATCTCTGGCGCCCAATGTCCGGCTAGCGGAACTCAAACCCATTGCCCAAGTTTCTCCTGATACGATTGAGTTACCAGTGCAACCAGAAGCCGATGGTAGCTTTGTCGTACGTTTGGGAGACTTGATGCAGGATGTCAAACGGGTGGTTTTAGCCAATATTTATATCGGGAAGTTACCAGAAGGTGAACAAGTGATCGCCCATCTGCAAATCCGTTATGATGACCCAGCCAAAAACCAACAAGGTTTACTGTCTGAGATTTTCACCGTACTTGTCAACGTAGTCAAGACTTACCAACCCTTAATGGACGCCGAAGTACAACATTCAATTTTGACATTAGCTAAGTATCGCCAAACCCAGTTAGCAGAGGTGAAATTATTACAGGGCGATTGCACTGGTGCGGCGACAATGCTGCAAACTGCAGCTAAAACCGCCCTGCAAATCGGAGATACCAAGGCGGCGACAGTGTTGCAAACTTCAGCCACACGCCTACAAGCAGGGGAAGAACTTTCCGAGAGCGATCTGAAAAAAACGCGGATTGTCTCCAAGACAGTTTTACAGGATTCATCAAGTTGA
- a CDS encoding ATP-dependent Clp protease proteolytic subunit, whose translation MPIGVPKVPYRMPGGQFTDWISIYDRLYRERIIFLGRDIDDEIANQIIAVMLYLDSEDPGKDIYLYINSPGGMVTSGLAIFDTMQHIKSDVVTICVGLAASMGSFLLAAGTKGKRMALPHSRIMIHQPSGGTRGQATDIEIEAREILRIRHQLNGIYADKTGQTIAKIEKDMDRDFFMSAAEAKDYGLIDRVIEERP comes from the coding sequence ATGCCTATAGGTGTTCCTAAAGTTCCTTACCGGATGCCGGGAGGTCAGTTTACAGACTGGATTAGCATCTACGATCGCCTTTATCGGGAACGGATTATTTTCCTGGGGCGAGACATTGATGATGAAATTGCTAACCAAATTATCGCTGTCATGCTCTATCTGGATTCAGAAGATCCAGGCAAGGATATATATTTATACATCAATTCCCCCGGTGGAATGGTAACATCTGGCTTGGCAATTTTTGACACCATGCAACACATCAAATCAGATGTGGTGACAATTTGTGTGGGTTTAGCGGCGTCAATGGGTTCATTCCTGCTGGCTGCTGGCACCAAGGGTAAACGGATGGCTTTACCTCACTCCCGGATTATGATTCACCAACCCTCTGGTGGTACCCGTGGACAAGCAACCGATATCGAAATTGAAGCTAGAGAGATTCTGCGGATTCGTCACCAGCTCAATGGGATTTATGCTGACAAAACGGGTCAGACCATAGCCAAGATCGAAAAAGACATGGATCGCGACTTTTTCATGTCTGCTGCAGAAGCAAAAGATTACGGTTTGATTGACCGTGTAATTGAAGAACGTCCGTAG
- a CDS encoding ATP-dependent Clp protease proteolytic subunit, with the protein MDISPIKAVQAPYYGDNSYRTPPPDLPSLLLKERIVYLGMPLVPAVTELIVAELLFLQSDDPEKPIKIYINSTGTSGYSGEPIGFETEAFAIFDTMKYIKPPIHTICIGSAMGMAAMLLSAGTPGCRASLPHASIILHQPKSYAQGQATDIQIRAREVLANKASMVDILSRTTGQPLEKITKDMDRLLYMTPKQAKEYGLIDRVFEKEELANPPLPASVL; encoded by the coding sequence ATGGACATTTCCCCCATCAAGGCTGTTCAAGCCCCCTACTACGGTGATAACTCCTACCGGACACCACCGCCAGATTTACCTTCCTTATTGTTGAAGGAGCGAATTGTCTATCTTGGGATGCCACTGGTGCCTGCTGTCACCGAATTAATCGTCGCCGAACTGTTGTTTTTGCAGTCCGATGACCCCGAAAAACCGATTAAAATCTATATCAACTCCACAGGCACCTCCGGCTATAGTGGCGAACCTATCGGCTTTGAAACCGAGGCCTTCGCCATCTTTGACACCATGAAATACATCAAGCCGCCCATCCACACCATCTGCATCGGTTCAGCAATGGGTATGGCAGCTATGTTACTCAGTGCTGGCACCCCTGGTTGTCGCGCTAGTTTGCCCCACGCCTCGATTATCCTGCACCAGCCCAAGAGCTACGCCCAAGGTCAAGCAACGGATATTCAAATTCGCGCGCGAGAAGTTCTGGCAAACAAGGCCTCAATGGTTGATATCCTCTCTCGCACCACCGGACAGCCACTCGAAAAAATTACCAAAGATATGGATCGCTTGTTATATATGACACCTAAGCAAGCGAAAGAATACGGTTTAATTGACCGGGTTTTTGAAAAAGAAGAACTCGCCAATCCCCCACTACCAGCTAGTGTCCTTTAA
- a CDS encoding AAA family ATPase, producing MSRWFNIAGPCKADKHYMLSPTSRLPNLEQLIEQESYFVIHAPRQTGKTTAMLALAKQLTESGRYTAVMVSAEVGSPYSHDPGAAELAILGAWRNMISVRLPPSLQPPTWVYLEPGQRIQASLQAWSQASPRPLVVFIDEIDSLQNEALISILRQLRDGYPSRPENFPLSVGLIGLRDVRDYKIASGGSDRLNTSSPFNIKVSSLTLRDFLPAEVQELYQQHTSDTGQVFTIEATAMAFDLTQGQPWLVNALAKEVVENIVLDRNVAITDKHIFKAKEILIARQDTHLDSLAQKLREKRIQQIIEPILAGLTLGDTPADDRQYLIDLGLLRRDPAGGLTIANPIYREVIPRVLVQGTQDSLPNISPTWLTKKSELNTDALLDAFLKFWRQHGEPLLGSAAYHEIAPHLVLMAFLHRVVNGGGTLEREYAIGSDRMDLCLRYGSLTLGIELKVWRDKRADPLTSGLEQLDSYLARLGLESGWLFIFDQRKKAPPIAERLSTQILTTKNQRSITVIRA from the coding sequence AACCACTGCGATGTTAGCATTGGCGAAACAACTCACAGAAAGTGGACGCTACACAGCGGTCATGGTATCAGCAGAAGTGGGAAGCCCCTACAGCCATGACCCTGGCGCCGCCGAATTAGCAATTCTCGGCGCTTGGCGGAATATGATTTCCGTGCGTTTACCTCCTTCTTTGCAACCTCCGACTTGGGTTTATCTGGAACCTGGACAAAGAATTCAAGCAAGTTTACAGGCTTGGTCACAAGCTTCACCACGACCTTTGGTAGTATTTATTGATGAAATTGACTCTCTACAAAATGAAGCGTTAATTTCAATTTTGCGACAGTTGCGTGATGGTTATCCCTCTCGTCCCGAAAATTTTCCCTTGTCTGTGGGTTTGATTGGTTTGCGAGATGTCCGCGATTATAAAATAGCATCGGGTGGCAGTGATAGATTAAATACTTCCAGTCCTTTTAATATTAAAGTTAGCTCTTTAACATTGAGAGATTTTTTACCTGCTGAGGTACAAGAACTTTACCAGCAACATACCTCCGATACGGGACAAGTTTTCACAATCGAAGCAACAGCAATGGCGTTCGATTTGACTCAAGGACAACCTTGGTTAGTCAATGCACTAGCGAAAGAAGTTGTAGAGAACATAGTATTAGATAGAAATGTCGCGATTACAGATAAACATATTTTCAAAGCCAAGGAAATATTAATCGCTCGCCAAGACACCCATCTTGATTCCCTAGCCCAAAAACTGCGAGAAAAGCGAATCCAACAAATTATTGAGCCAATATTAGCTGGACTTACATTGGGCGATACTCCCGCAGATGACCGACAATATTTGATTGATTTGGGGTTATTGCGACGTGACCCAGCAGGAGGATTAACGATAGCAAACCCTATTTACCGCGAGGTGATTCCCCGTGTTTTAGTCCAAGGTACTCAAGACAGTTTACCTAACATTAGCCCTACTTGGTTAACCAAAAAAAGCGAACTAAACACCGATGCTTTACTAGATGCATTTTTGAAATTTTGGCGACAGCATGGTGAACCGTTATTAGGTAGTGCAGCATACCATGAAATAGCACCACATCTAGTGTTAATGGCGTTCTTACATCGTGTCGTCAATGGAGGTGGAACACTCGAACGCGAATATGCGATTGGGAGCGATCGCATGGATTTATGTTTAAGATATGGTTCACTAACCTTGGGAATCGAATTAAAAGTTTGGCGCGATAAAAGAGCCGATCCACTTACGTCAGGTCTGGAACAATTAGACTCTTATTTAGCTCGCTTGGGATTAGAATCTGGCTGGTTATTCATTTTCGATCAACGCAAAAAAGCACCACCAATTGCAGAACGTCTATCAACCCAAATTTTGACCACAAAAAATCAACGTTCTATCACTGTTATCCGTGCGTAG